The proteins below are encoded in one region of Brachyspira hampsonii:
- a CDS encoding class I SAM-dependent methyltransferase yields the protein MKLSRICPICGAKNYEILYELKLAKSYQEKILENSYIVFCNKCGFIFDNNDYNQYDYNEHYASIKTSSTASAGTGGNRITDIQRYDFQIDIIEKFIQNKDIYILDIGCAKGGLLNRFRERGYNKIYGIEPERNCHSILHKKNIISNIGTIFDIEKFGKTFDVIMVSQVLEHIWDLKLAKNILKNCLSKNGLLYVEVPNLEYYSKYFYKPFYYFNFEHINHFSKNTLNMLFDNFDILDTNSSYFYMPNNQKYPILYSVFKNNENNSLEIVKDNNGIKLVKEYIQKSYEIENNFKLDIDNNYPVLLYGLGYYGRRILMNDKIFNNIDIVGVIDRNPTFKGFYIKIFNGKEIPVYTVENENIDFLKKYNYNVNIIISSPIFENEIRDFLLKSNKINGRIIII from the coding sequence ATGAAATTATCTAGGATATGTCCAATTTGTGGAGCTAAAAATTATGAGATATTATATGAGTTAAAATTGGCAAAGTCTTATCAAGAAAAAATTTTAGAAAATTCTTATATAGTTTTTTGCAATAAGTGTGGTTTTATATTTGATAATAATGATTATAATCAATATGATTATAATGAACATTATGCCTCTATAAAAACATCATCAACAGCTTCAGCTGGTACAGGTGGGAATAGAATAACAGATATTCAGAGATATGATTTTCAAATAGATATTATTGAAAAATTTATACAAAATAAAGATATTTATATATTAGATATAGGTTGTGCAAAGGGAGGATTATTAAATCGTTTTAGAGAAAGAGGATATAATAAAATTTATGGTATAGAACCGGAAAGAAATTGCCATTCCATATTGCATAAAAAAAATATCATTTCAAATATAGGTACTATTTTTGATATAGAAAAATTTGGTAAAACTTTTGATGTTATAATGGTTTCTCAAGTATTGGAACATATATGGGATTTAAAATTAGCTAAAAATATATTAAAAAATTGTTTAAGTAAAAATGGGTTGTTATATGTAGAAGTTCCAAATTTGGAATATTATTCGAAATATTTTTATAAACCTTTTTATTATTTTAATTTTGAGCATATAAATCATTTTTCAAAAAATACTTTAAATATGTTATTTGATAATTTTGATATTCTTGATACAAATTCTTCATATTTTTATATGCCTAATAATCAAAAATATCCTATTTTATATTCAGTATTTAAAAATAATGAAAATAATTCTTTAGAAATAGTTAAAGATAATAATGGAATAAAGTTAGTAAAAGAATATATACAAAAATCATATGAAATAGAAAATAATTTTAAATTGGATATAGATAATAATTATCCTGTATTACTATATGGATTAGGATATTATGGAAGACGTATATTAATGAATGATAAAATATTTAATAATATAGATATAGTTGGTGTTATAGATAGAAATCCAACTTTTAAAGGATTTTATATAAAAATATTTAATGGTAAAGAAATACCTGTTTATACTGTAGAAAATGAAAATATTGATTTTTTAAAAAAATATAATTACAATGTGAATATAATTATATCTTCTCCAATATTTGAAAATGAAATAAGAGACTTCTTATTAAAATCTAATAAAATTAATGGTAGAATAATAATAATATAA
- a CDS encoding radical SAM protein, producing MIKEFQPDDIVKSCPYIEAGVWFNIRGMACCCLSTYTSPELVTSDEINSDNLTYELLVQRRKELFEAVNGLRDLDTKSCKKCLQLIEKKYKDVNFEYLGGVHKGSSFNIQHFTSCNLRCTYCAYTISNNFVKPQYDILKIMELYREKGKLLGNNWIDFNGGEPSLLENFDEILSYLIDNNLGTIVLYSNAVKYSDGILNALKNDNVMLVTSIDSGTVSSYKNIHGGNAFHKVFNNLIKYKSSGTKNIQLKYIVTDKNMNDDDIYGFLLFVLNIQPGSVMISIDFNVVNVNMSIEYAKTMAKIWYLLEKYGNITPILFSDNSGGDPIFVQLSKDIRQEFKKLKEQDDYVVNETNIININNTLYANEYFAGKENADLIDCQRKFYNIKQDFDTYKSKMEENINRLVWWIPIRKWRDNFRNQMLNKDQTRPDQTRPDQTRPDQTRPD from the coding sequence ATGATAAAAGAATTTCAGCCTGATGATATAGTAAAAAGTTGTCCATATATTGAAGCAGGTGTATGGTTTAACATAAGAGGAATGGCTTGCTGTTGTTTATCAACATACACATCACCTGAACTTGTAACATCTGATGAAATAAATTCTGATAATCTTACTTATGAATTATTAGTTCAAAGAAGAAAAGAATTATTTGAAGCAGTTAATGGTCTAAGAGATTTAGATACTAAATCATGTAAAAAATGTTTACAGTTGATTGAGAAAAAATATAAAGATGTTAATTTTGAATATTTAGGCGGAGTCCATAAAGGCTCATCTTTTAATATTCAACATTTTACAAGCTGTAATTTAAGATGTACTTATTGTGCTTATACAATATCAAATAATTTTGTAAAACCTCAATATGATATATTAAAAATAATGGAATTGTATAGGGAAAAAGGTAAGTTATTGGGTAATAATTGGATAGATTTTAATGGAGGAGAACCTTCTTTATTAGAAAATTTTGATGAAATACTATCATATTTAATAGATAATAATCTTGGTACAATAGTTTTATATTCTAATGCTGTTAAATATAGTGATGGAATACTAAATGCATTAAAAAATGATAATGTAATGTTAGTTACTTCTATAGATTCTGGTACTGTTAGTAGTTATAAAAATATCCATGGAGGAAATGCTTTTCATAAAGTTTTTAATAATTTAATTAAATATAAAAGCAGTGGAACTAAAAATATACAATTAAAATATATTGTTACAGATAAAAATATGAATGATGATGATATATATGGTTTTTTATTGTTTGTTTTAAATATACAGCCTGGAAGTGTTATGATCAGTATAGATTTTAATGTTGTAAATGTTAATATGTCTATTGAATATGCCAAAACTATGGCTAAAATATGGTATCTTTTAGAAAAATATGGAAATATAACTCCTATATTATTTTCAGATAATAGTGGAGGAGATCCTATATTTGTACAATTATCTAAAGATATAAGGCAAGAATTTAAAAAATTAAAAGAACAAGATGATTATGTTGTTAATGAAACTAATATTATTAACATTAATAATACTTTATATGCAAATGAATATTTTGCTGGCAAAGAAAATGCTGATTTAATAGATTGTCAGAGAAAATTTTATAATATAAAACAAGATTTTGATACTTATAAAAGTAAGATGGAAGAAAATATTAATAGGTTAGTTTGGTGGATACCTATAAGAAAATGGCGTGATAATTTTAGAAATCAAATGTTAAATAAAGACCAGACCAGACCAGACCAGACCAGACCAGACCAGACCAGACCAGACCAGACCAGACCAGACTGA
- a CDS encoding glycosyltransferase family 2 protein codes for MNNCPLVSVLITTYNRKELLKRAIKSVLNQTYKNIEIYVSDNASTDGTFDFMQEFSKSDKRIIYSRRDRNIGGLYNGSEAYTHLKGKYAVILCDDDYFLSNTFFENAVKAMEENENIVIVRGIVKCFNENNNNIFIDVYNSKEYIKGIDYLLNYANHEGYDNITSFFAMFKKSASDKTEVFQRALPSTDTWLWLYLFLYGDVYFLSNEIIGCYVEHNLGQDKYNIDTISNIDYMNELIIDLKNKAKTLYPDYKNEIDIKIEIIFSNILIWHTAQLSKLVGKKKAFKIMKSKEIIKKYPRIKSKIFGSLSFSVPFKFIFLGIEINEKLIQFFFLGIKINIKRR; via the coding sequence ATGAATAACTGTCCATTAGTTTCAGTACTTATAACTACTTATAATAGAAAAGAATTACTGAAAAGAGCCATAAAGAGTGTGTTAAATCAGACATATAAGAATATAGAAATATATGTTTCAGATAATGCCTCAACGGATGGTACTTTTGATTTTATGCAAGAATTTTCAAAGAGTGATAAAAGAATTATTTATTCTAGGAGAGATAGAAACATTGGTGGACTATATAATGGTTCTGAAGCGTATACTCATTTAAAAGGTAAATATGCCGTTATTTTATGCGATGATGATTATTTTTTAAGCAATACTTTTTTTGAAAATGCGGTAAAAGCAATGGAAGAAAACGAAAATATTGTTATTGTTAGAGGTATTGTAAAATGTTTTAATGAAAATAATAACAATATTTTTATAGATGTATATAATTCTAAAGAATACATAAAAGGTATTGATTATCTTTTAAATTATGCTAATCATGAAGGATATGATAATATAACATCATTTTTTGCTATGTTTAAGAAATCTGCCTCTGATAAAACTGAAGTGTTTCAAAGAGCATTACCTTCTACTGATACTTGGTTATGGTTATATTTATTTTTGTATGGAGATGTTTACTTTTTATCCAATGAAATTATAGGCTGTTATGTTGAACATAATTTAGGTCAGGATAAATATAACATAGATACAATTTCAAATATAGATTATATGAATGAATTAATAATAGATTTGAAAAATAAGGCTAAGACTTTATATCCTGATTATAAAAATGAAATAGATATTAAAATTGAAATAATATTTTCTAATATATTAATTTGGCATACAGCACAACTTAGTAAACTTGTTGGTAAGAAAAAAGCATTTAAGATAATGAAATCAAAAGAGATAATAAAAAAATATCCTAGAATAAAATCTAAAATATTTGGTTCATTAAGTTTTTCTGTTCCATTTAAGTTTATTTTTTTAGGTATAGAAATAAATGAAAAACTTATTCAATTCTTTTTTTTAGGTATAAAGATAAATATTAAAAGGAGATAA
- a CDS encoding radical SAM protein, with product MKEFQPDDIVKSCIYMETGVWFNIRGIGCCCLGVYASPEIITAEEMNSGNVTYDLVVQRRKELFEAVNGLRDQYTRSCKNCISLVEKKYKDVNFEYLGGSRLPSSFNIQHYSYCNLRCNYCSYTKDNTFFKSKYNIIDYLELFREKGKLLGNNWIDFNGGEPSLLENFDEILSYLIDNNLGTIALYSNSVKYSEKIFQALKDNKILLSTSVDAGTVSTYKNIHGANVYTRVVDNLIKYKSSGTNHLDIKYIITDENMNDDDLYGFLFLIAAIRPNSITISINFFYGETEVDIKYAEFSAKLYCLILKYTGIIPILFSENSPGDPKYVKFSKDIRNEINKFIKKYGDSQDYNLIRIHNTIIPEQNINVQNELYNCKDKLSKIEENINKLAWWIPIRKWRDNFRNKMLNNNRS from the coding sequence ATGAAAGAATTTCAGCCAGATGATATAGTAAAAAGTTGCATATATATGGAAACAGGAGTATGGTTTAATATAAGAGGAATAGGATGTTGTTGTTTGGGAGTTTATGCCTCTCCTGAAATTATAACAGCAGAAGAAATGAATTCTGGTAATGTAACATATGATTTAGTTGTTCAAAGGAGAAAAGAACTTTTTGAGGCAGTAAATGGTTTAAGAGATCAATATACTAGATCTTGTAAAAATTGTATATCATTAGTAGAGAAAAAATATAAAGATGTAAATTTTGAATATCTTGGCGGTTCTAGACTTCCTTCTTCATTTAATATACAACATTATTCTTATTGTAATTTAAGATGTAATTACTGTTCTTATACTAAGGATAATACATTTTTTAAATCAAAATATAATATCATAGATTATTTGGAACTTTTTAGAGAAAAAGGAAAATTATTGGGAAATAATTGGATAGATTTTAATGGAGGAGAACCTTCACTATTAGAAAATTTTGATGAGATATTATCATATTTGATTGATAATAATCTTGGAACTATAGCTTTATATTCCAATAGTGTTAAATATAGTGAGAAAATATTTCAAGCCCTTAAAGATAATAAAATATTACTATCTACTTCAGTAGATGCTGGTACAGTAAGTACATATAAAAATATACATGGGGCTAATGTATACACAAGAGTAGTAGATAATTTGATAAAATATAAAAGTAGTGGTACAAATCATCTAGATATTAAATATATAATAACGGATGAGAATATGAATGATGATGATTTATACGGATTTTTATTTTTAATTGCTGCTATAAGACCCAATAGCATTACAATAAGCATTAACTTTTTTTATGGTGAAACAGAAGTTGATATTAAATATGCAGAGTTTTCTGCTAAACTATATTGTTTAATATTAAAATATACTGGTATAATTCCAATATTATTTTCTGAAAATAGTCCTGGAGATCCAAAGTATGTTAAGTTTTCTAAAGATATAAGAAATGAAATTAATAAATTCATAAAAAAGTATGGTGACAGCCAAGATTATAATCTTATTAGAATACATAATACGATAATACCAGAACAAAATATTAATGTTCAAAATGAATTATATAATTGTAAAGATAAATTATCTAAAATAGAAGAAAATATTAATAAACTAGCTTGGTGGATACCTATAAGAAAATGGCGTGATAATTTTAGAAATAAAATGCTTAATAATAATAGATCATAA
- a CDS encoding SDR family NAD(P)-dependent oxidoreductase, with the protein MKNVVFITGGNRGIGLELCKKFAIEYNFKVYMGARDLNKAKEAIKYLSSPSNIIPIEIDVEFEKSIEEAYQEYLKIKDKDEKIYIFINNAGIRLDWFPPNEHIKTLDLKSDDIIRMYKVNTIASILTTKYFINEIEKGGRIVNVSSGNSEFWQPYTEEDVNVGYASSKVALNMITKKLSGAVKDRNIFVNCVCPGWCKTDMGSEFAPTTAEDGANSIIQACFLNEENPPTGKYFRYGEIIPIDVYPTFNNNEGVYMQQLEKIKENINKLAWWIPIRKWRDNFRNKMLNTDQTRPDQTRPDQTRPDPSM; encoded by the coding sequence ATGAAAAATGTAGTTTTTATTACAGGAGGTAATAGAGGGATAGGTTTAGAATTATGTAAAAAATTTGCTATAGAATATAATTTCAAAGTTTATATGGGAGCTAGAGATTTAAATAAAGCTAAAGAAGCTATTAAATATTTAAGCTCTCCAAGTAATATTATACCAATAGAAATAGATGTTGAATTTGAGAAGTCAATAGAAGAAGCTTATCAAGAATATTTAAAAATAAAAGATAAAGATGAAAAAATATATATTTTTATTAACAATGCTGGTATTAGATTAGATTGGTTTCCTCCAAATGAACATATTAAAACTTTAGATTTAAAATCAGATGATATAATAAGAATGTATAAAGTAAATACTATTGCGAGTATTTTAACAACTAAATATTTTATAAATGAAATTGAGAAAGGTGGAAGAATTGTAAATGTATCTTCTGGTAATTCAGAATTTTGGCAGCCTTATACAGAAGAAGATGTAAATGTTGGATATGCTAGTTCTAAAGTTGCACTTAATATGATTACAAAAAAATTGAGTGGAGCTGTAAAAGATAGAAATATATTTGTAAATTGTGTTTGTCCTGGTTGGTGTAAAACTGATATGGGATCTGAATTTGCTCCAACAACAGCAGAAGATGGGGCTAATTCCATTATACAAGCATGTTTTTTAAATGAAGAAAATCCTCCTACTGGTAAATATTTTAGATATGGAGAGATAATACCTATAGATGTATACCCTACTTTTAATAATAATGAAGGTGTATATATGCAACAATTAGAAAAAATAAAAGAAAATATTAATAAATTAGCTTGGTGGATACCTATAAGGAAATGGCGAGATAATTTTAGAAATAAAATGTTAAATACAGACCAGACCAGACCAGACCAGACCAGACCAGACCAGACCAGACCAGACCCTAGTATGTAG
- a CDS encoding NAD-dependent epimerase/dehydratase family protein — translation MFNSIIFDDVKLIFHELKNISDLSKLYKSSILITGGTGLFGKSILNFLFYARKYYNFDITILTRNKYSFLFNYPQYNTDFIHFINGDIRYFNCDKEYDYIIHAATPASEKLEKENPSEMYSVILDGTKNIINIASKMNIKKLLFTSSGAVYGEQYESIKSFKETYHGYPTTFYGKAKQMSEQLFLESGINVSIARCFAFVGPYLNLNIHFAIGNFIRDIIQNKNIIIKGDGRPLRSYLYTADLVIWLLSILLNSNDKSIYNVGSSNEISIYDLAKKISNSINNYNGNIEVLTKPNYSYPTPKYIPNNSKIIEELKVKENYTLEESINRTIKWNLSIGVKNE, via the coding sequence ATGTTTAATAGTATAATATTTGATGATGTTAAATTAATTTTTCATGAATTAAAAAATATATCAGATTTATCCAAATTATATAAGTCTAGTATATTAATTACTGGAGGTACTGGTTTATTTGGAAAGTCTATACTAAATTTTTTATTCTATGCCAGGAAGTATTATAATTTTGATATTACTATATTAACTAGAAATAAATATAGTTTTTTATTTAATTATCCTCAATATAATACAGATTTTATTCATTTTATAAATGGGGATATTAGATATTTTAATTGTGATAAAGAATATGATTATATAATTCATGCTGCCACGCCTGCTTCAGAAAAGTTAGAAAAAGAAAATCCATCAGAAATGTACTCTGTAATATTAGATGGTACTAAAAATATTATTAATATTGCTAGTAAAATGAATATTAAAAAATTGTTGTTTACTAGTTCTGGAGCTGTTTATGGTGAGCAATATGAATCTATAAAGTCATTTAAAGAAACATATCATGGTTACCCTACGACATTTTATGGTAAAGCCAAACAAATGTCTGAACAATTATTTTTAGAATCAGGTATTAATGTTAGTATAGCTAGATGTTTTGCATTTGTCGGACCATATTTAAATTTAAATATACATTTTGCTATTGGTAATTTTATTAGAGATATCATTCAAAATAAAAATATAATAATAAAAGGTGATGGAAGACCTTTAAGGAGTTATTTATATACAGCAGATTTAGTAATATGGCTTTTGTCAATATTGTTAAATTCAAATGATAAAAGTATATATAATGTTGGTTCTTCTAATGAAATATCTATATATGATTTAGCAAAAAAGATTTCTAATTCTATTAATAATTATAATGGAAATATAGAAGTATTAACAAAACCTAACTATAGCTACCCTACTCCTAAATATATACCAAATAATTCTAAAATTATCGAAGAATTAAAAGTAAAAGAAAATTATACTTTAGAAGAATCTATAAATAGAACTATAAAATGGAATTTATCTATTGGAGTAAAAAATGAATAA
- a CDS encoding glycosyltransferase family A protein — translation MYNKNPKKPLLSVVIPTYNRKDMLKEAVDSVLQQDYDNIQIIISDNASTDGTDILMQEYQSLYDNIIYIKREKNLGPKINGYKAYEDYAQGKYIFFLCDDDYLMGNTFFSNAVEVFETNPNVTIVTGHVQMYFEEYDKYYTIPYNNESLIKGIDYFINQSSMTLGGKYPEIISLFFLVKKEDLDRNPIFKWFTDSADVAIKLYNTSLGDIYFLNEFMGCYRLHKGIRETSNLDNLDKPIISALKLIDALIERYTELYPDQKEFWKEYIPIKLADWYIRDRIVKSFGTKTTKKEIKRFLNNSELKKLNPKVYKYIYNLFIRSNFRISISPFSYEHVAGQYVYLVIFRIVFYNLDSALFGFVKSAHELKIWFLFFNLKIKIMAKSYYKIPKLYAYANKDIKKTDKLSNIFYDLQKYSDNQITSYDNINDLIANTNISKNEAITKMNTKNTRSKNDKRISA, via the coding sequence ATGTATAATAAAAATCCTAAAAAACCTTTATTGTCTGTAGTAATTCCAACTTATAATAGAAAAGATATGCTTAAAGAAGCAGTAGATAGTGTATTGCAACAAGATTATGATAATATTCAAATAATAATATCAGATAATGCTTCAACAGATGGTACAGATATTCTTATGCAAGAATATCAATCTTTATATGATAATATAATATATATAAAAAGAGAAAAAAATTTAGGACCTAAAATTAATGGATATAAAGCCTATGAAGATTATGCACAAGGAAAATATATATTTTTTCTATGTGATGATGATTATTTAATGGGTAATACATTCTTTTCTAATGCTGTTGAAGTGTTTGAAACTAATCCTAATGTTACAATAGTAACGGGTCATGTACAGATGTATTTTGAAGAATATGATAAATATTATACTATACCATATAATAATGAAAGTCTAATAAAAGGTATAGACTATTTTATAAACCAATCAAGTATGACATTAGGTGGAAAGTATCCGGAAATTATAAGTTTATTTTTTTTAGTAAAAAAAGAGGATCTTGATAGAAATCCTATATTTAAATGGTTTACAGATAGTGCTGATGTGGCAATAAAATTATATAATACTTCATTGGGAGATATATATTTTTTAAATGAGTTTATGGGCTGTTATAGACTTCATAAAGGTATAAGAGAAACATCCAATTTAGATAATTTAGATAAACCTATTATTTCAGCATTAAAACTCATAGATGCACTTATAGAAAGATATACAGAGTTGTATCCTGATCAAAAAGAATTTTGGAAAGAATATATCCCTATAAAGTTAGCAGACTGGTATATAAGGGATAGAATTGTTAAATCATTTGGTACTAAAACAACTAAAAAAGAAATAAAAAGATTTTTAAACAATAGTGAACTAAAAAAATTAAATCCAAAGGTTTATAAATATATATATAATTTATTTATAAGAAGTAATTTTAGAATTTCAATTTCTCCTTTTTCATATGAACATGTTGCAGGTCAATACGTTTATTTAGTAATATTTAGAATTGTATTTTATAATTTAGATTCTGCTCTATTTGGATTTGTGAAAAGTGCTCATGAATTAAAAATTTGGTTTCTATTTTTTAATTTAAAAATAAAAATTATGGCAAAATCTTATTATAAAATTCCAAAACTATATGCGTATGCAAATAAAGATATAAAAAAAACTGACAAGTTATCTAATATTTTTTATGATTTACAAAAATATTCTGATAATCAAATAACTTCTTATGATAATATTAATGATTTAATTGCTAATACTAATATATCTAAAAATGAAGCTATAACAAAAATGAATACTAAAAATACAAGGAGTAAAAATGATAAAAGAATTTCAGCCTGA
- a CDS encoding radical SAM protein has protein sequence MKMKTCNWLDSNLWGGILLINGNCCYACCIKPNYNIFDDNRKVKLKDINVKELQEARYKLVQDINSGIRNECDNCEFLVERDSSEINVGALSYLSIANFKTCNLRCKYCYYTHEELGEKLIEEDSYVLPILKNFYDSGAIKKDGFCLGLAGGEPLLIKDLIDCVRFMSKNLTNSSLNLQSNSTITNAVSKIVEEFKNITGVYKFLYTSIDAGTEEAYTKIRGNNLYKNLINNLTLYAENSTFDEMDLKYILLEDNERDMNNLSEENVIGFCKIIQLIKNKNKNKTTVTLDKDLRTNGTKISNDMLKAAGTIYYICTDILKVDVNFVGGGLIYNSTVEIENIENIKTYKDRIENKNKYINIFITEKEKKVKLINKLAWWIPIKKWRNDFRNKMLNNIK, from the coding sequence ATGAAAATGAAAACATGTAATTGGTTAGATAGTAATTTATGGGGAGGAATTTTACTAATTAATGGAAATTGTTGCTATGCTTGCTGTATAAAACCTAATTATAATATATTTGATGATAATAGAAAAGTAAAATTAAAAGATATTAATGTAAAAGAATTACAAGAAGCTAGATATAAATTAGTACAAGATATAAATAGTGGAATAAGAAATGAATGTGATAACTGTGAATTTCTTGTGGAAAGAGATTCTTCAGAAATTAATGTTGGTGCTTTGTCTTATTTATCAATAGCTAATTTTAAAACTTGTAATTTACGATGTAAATATTGTTATTATACACACGAAGAATTAGGAGAAAAACTAATAGAAGAAGATAGTTATGTACTTCCTATTTTAAAAAATTTTTATGATTCTGGTGCTATAAAAAAAGATGGTTTTTGTTTGGGTTTAGCAGGTGGAGAACCACTTCTTATAAAAGACTTAATAGATTGTGTTAGATTCATGTCTAAAAATTTAACTAATTCTTCTTTAAATCTACAATCCAATTCCACTATAACTAATGCAGTATCAAAAATTGTAGAAGAATTTAAAAATATAACAGGGGTATATAAATTTTTGTATACATCAATAGATGCTGGAACAGAAGAAGCTTATACTAAAATTAGAGGCAATAATTTATACAAAAATTTGATCAATAATTTAACTTTATATGCTGAAAACTCAACATTTGATGAAATGGATTTAAAATATATATTACTGGAAGATAATGAAAGGGATATGAATAATTTATCTGAAGAAAATGTAATAGGTTTTTGTAAAATTATTCAACTTATTAAAAATAAAAATAAAAATAAAACCACTGTCACTTTAGATAAGGATTTAAGAACTAATGGAACAAAAATTAGTAATGATATGCTTAAAGCCGCAGGTACCATATATTATATATGTACAGATATATTAAAAGTGGATGTTAATTTTGTTGGTGGTGGACTAATTTATAATTCTACTGTAGAAATTGAAAATATAGAAAATATTAAAACATATAAAGACAGAATAGAAAATAAGAATAAATATATTAATATTTTTATTACAGAAAAAGAAAAAAAAGTAAAATTAATAAATAAATTGGCTTGGTGGATACCTATAAAAAAATGGCGTAATGATTTTAGAAATAAAATGTTAAATAATATTAAATAA
- a CDS encoding glycosyltransferase family 2 protein gives MGFFYNKYDDGIYRVRNICGIKITTKPLENRINMLLSQINEVKAKIDNIDIRTINTDVRSINIENQSNNIPYFYRDIKVKLNHIASTEYNYDRNIFNNINPPYISIIVPIYDIGKDYLVNCLDSLVHQTLKEIEIILVNDCSPNEEDDLICKEYALKDKRIKYIKHKENKGPGGARMTGLKESKGYSIGFVDPDDTVALNAYEIAVSRMLINNTDIVCFSFYWIENDEITDMHINIPQFLYGNNILHLLSIEKMHGPLWDKIYKKELIDKFKFDLFIDKNKLDDMIAIIKIFSIANIYEYIPIPLYFHNRRSISITNDIDKKYIFDDRKFSIENIFNYFRNNFLLKEKEIEMNNYIVTLYRLCYIFIDMKFYKTKQTENDINIYKTQRELLKQLIIDNIKDGYISEEIFLDICDKRNLWYIRDLYYN, from the coding sequence ATGGGATTTTTTTACAATAAATATGATGATGGTATATATAGAGTAAGAAATATTTGTGGTATAAAAATAACTACAAAGCCTTTAGAAAATAGAATAAATATGTTATTGTCTCAAATAAATGAGGTTAAAGCAAAAATTGATAATATAGATATAAGGACAATAAATACTGATGTAAGGTCTATTAATATAGAAAATCAATCTAATAATATACCATATTTTTATAGAGATATAAAAGTAAAATTGAATCATATTGCTTCAACTGAATACAATTATGATAGAAACATATTCAATAATATTAATCCACCATATATTTCAATAATAGTACCTATATATGATATAGGTAAAGACTATTTGGTAAATTGTTTAGATAGTTTAGTTCATCAAACATTAAAAGAAATAGAAATCATATTAGTTAATGATTGTTCTCCTAATGAAGAAGATGATTTAATATGCAAAGAATATGCTTTAAAAGATAAAAGAATAAAATATATAAAACATAAAGAAAATAAAGGACCTGGCGGAGCTAGAATGACTGGATTAAAGGAATCTAAAGGATATTCCATAGGTTTTGTTGATCCTGATGATACAGTTGCTTTAAATGCTTATGAAATAGCTGTTTCAAGAATGCTTATAAATAATACAGATATAGTATGTTTTAGCTTTTATTGGATAGAAAATGATGAAATAACAGATATGCATATAAATATACCGCAATTTTTATATGGAAATAATATATTGCATTTATTATCTATAGAAAAAATGCATGGACCTTTATGGGATAAAATTTATAAAAAAGAATTAATAGATAAATTTAAATTTGATTTGTTTATTGATAAAAATAAGCTTGATGATATGATAGCTATTATAAAAATATTTAGTATTGCTAATATTTATGAATATATACCTATACCTCTGTATTTTCATAATAGAAGATCAATATCTATAACTAATGATATTGATAAAAAATATATTTTTGATGATAGAAAGTTTTCAATAGAAAATATATTTAATTATTTTAGAAATAATTTTCTATTAAAAGAGAAAGAAATTGAAATGAATAATTATATAGTAACATTATATAGATTATGTTATATTTTTATAGATATGAAATTTTATAAAACTAAACAAACAGAAAATGATATTAATATTTATAAGACTCAAAGAGAATTATTAAAACAATTAATTATAGATAATATAAAAGATGGATATATAAGTGAAGAGATTTTTTTAGATATATGTGATAAAAGAAATTTATGGTATATAAGAGATTTGTATTATAATTAA